The Porites lutea chromosome 11, jaPorLute2.1, whole genome shotgun sequence genome includes a region encoding these proteins:
- the LOC140951489 gene encoding uncharacterized protein has protein sequence MDKETSSVLGLRKPRLSTKQKLRKRVSFKDETWVINIPAYEESQNAADLRDGFVFSRDSVVGNSWINSRTDATRGRGRLQTFSTSSSFHGNKGQQSPQTTQTYGTINPGHDISRPPYKSILKPPSSYQRKSHLIETYLPAKQTRRVSASERYDFSDTCNNFKHDPSHLLPSREVINRLEKPFLARNLPARRSSFTRGQESREGVLYNKSARLYDQDFSFSRTSSDYDLNQSEKTRTINSGKQSQVNFDIVGVTYGRVDRMPYFHDISGAISGMKECTPLLNSPNDRARLEHSTVSRTSHFDSNRGGRHISVIPAIAAFNRKTRDKAKHFSTTWTRECDTSLKRQLPMAWPPGKPYNFSTK, from the coding sequence ATGGACAAAGAGACCTCGTCAGTTCTTGGAttgagaaagcctcgtttgtcTACGAAGCAAAAACTGCGGAAGCGTGTGTCCTTCAAAGATGAAACCTGGGTGATTAATATTCCCGCATATGAAGAAAGTCAAAACGCCGCTGATTTACGAGATGGTTTTGTATTTTCAAGAGATTCCGTGGTGGGAAACTCTTGGATTAATAGTAGAACAGACGCAACTAGAGGACGAGGAAGATTGCAAACGTTTTCCACGTCTTCTTCGTTTCATGGAAACAAAGGACAACAAAGTCCTCAGACAACACAGACTTACGGAACGATCAATCCAGGGCACGATATAAGTAGACCTCCTTACAAATCAATCCTCAAACCTCCATCAAGTTATCAAAGGAAAAGTCATTTGATTGAAACATACCTTCCTGCAAAACAGACTCGCCGAGTTTCTGCAAGTGAAAGATATGACTTCTCGGACACTTGCAATAACTTCAAACACGATCCGAGTCATCTGCTACCATCTAGAGAGGTTATAAACAGActtgaaaaaccttttttggccaGAAACCTACCGGCCAGGCGTTCTTCCTTTACTCGCGGACAGGAATCTAGGGAGGGAGTACTTTATAACAAATCTGCGCGGTTGTATGACCAAGATTTTTCGTTCAGTAGAACCTCGTCCGATTATGACTTGAACCAAAGTGAGAAAACAAGAACGATCAATAGCGGAAAGCAATCTCAAGTAAATTTCGATATCGTTGGGGTAACGTATGGTAGGGTGGACAGAATGCCGTATTTTCACGATATCAGTGGTGCAATAAGCGGAATGAAGGAATGCACCCCTCTTTTGAATTCGCCTAACGACCGAGCACGCCTTGAACATTCCACAGTTTCCAGGACAAGTCATTTTGATTCAAACCGAGGGGGAAGACATATATCTGTCATTCCTGCAATCGCGGCCTTCAACAGAAAAACTCGAGACAAAGCAAAACATTTTTCCACTACTTGGACACGCGAATGTGACACAAGTTTGAAGAGACAATTACCGATGGCTTGGCCACCAGGCAAACCGTacaatttttcaacaaaataa